The Girardinichthys multiradiatus isolate DD_20200921_A chromosome 6, DD_fGirMul_XY1, whole genome shotgun sequence genome window below encodes:
- the crfb16 gene encoding cytokine receptor family member B16 — protein MMARGTRKLLMMVILLEFTTDIWMLPAPGGVFMDSMDMRHVLRWTQPKSSCNTAVVYVVQYQGEFEFLVKNGSWIIAPECQKIPHTMCDLTFELGSDSDYSLRVRAQCGSELSAWTTFPFNRNNMTPPVPEIKVMTAGDVLLVSVRKFPLTSITRVMMWKEDEEQQAKAHLMPADQEVLQVAALQEGAVYCVKAQVFLNSGMQSGYTDSHCVSITGPGAPAWKEPTTVTLTVIIMLGLLIGLFWSIVHCRPGSCQKYFQKEPLPLSLKGNFDLQITINHQREEYCEETPCLLSSVRGEKT, from the exons ATGATGGCGAGAGGGACCAGGAAGCTGCTCATGATGGTCATCCTGCTGGAGTTTACCACCG ACATTTGGATGCTGCCAGCTCCAGGGGGAGTCTTCATGGACTCCATGGACATGAGACACGTCCTGCGGTGGACGCAACCGAAGTCCTCGTGCAACACTGCGGTCGTTTACGTCGTTCAGTACCAGGG GGAGTTTGAGTTTCTGGTAAAGAACGGCAGCTGGATAATCGCTCCTGAATGCCAGAAGATTCCCCACACTATGTGTGACCTGACCTTTGAGCTGGGATCTGACTCCGACTACAGCCTGCGGGTCAGGGCGCAGTGTGGCTCCGAACTCTCAGCCTGGACCACATTTCCGTTCAACAGGAACAACA TGACTCCTCCTGTTCCTGAGATAAAGGTGATGACAGCAGGTGATGTTCTTCTGGTGTCCGTCAGAAAGTTTCCTCTGACCTCCATCACCAGAGTGATGATGTGGAAGGAAGATGAAGAGCAGCAG GCCAAGGCTCATTTGATGCCAGCAGACCAAGAGGTGCTGCAGGTCGCCGCTCTGCAGGAGGGAGCGGTGTACTGCGTGAAGGCTCAGGTTTTCCTGAACTCTGGCATGCAGAGTGGATACACCGACAGCCACTGCGTGTCCATCACAG GTCCCGGTGCTCCAGCGTGGAAGGAGCCCACCACAGTGACTTTGACTGTCATCATCATGTTGGGTCTCCTGATTGGTCTGTTCTGGTCCATCGTCCATTGTCGCCCAGGCTCCTGTCAGAAGTATTTCCAGAAAGAGCCGCTGCCACTGTCTCTg AAAGGAAACTTTGACCTTCAGATCACCATAAACCACCAGAGGGAGGAGTACTGTGAGGAGACCCCCTGCCTGCTGAGTTCTGTCAGAGGGGAGAAGACGTGA
- the cldn15la gene encoding claudin 15-like a isoform X1 encodes MSTAMEAVGFFMSIVGFLINGASLANDYWKISTVSGSVIISQRQFENLWHACAENSAGIAECRDFESMLSLPTHVQACRALMIIALLFCLGCMIVSLLGLKCIKIGSTADETKAKLAMAGGILCILGGLCCIIACSWYAFQVVQDFNNPFYGGVKFELGTGLYMGWGGASLCILGGGLLCSSCKRASPGGKKGSYPGKVYTATARSDPESTKAYV; translated from the exons ATGTCGACGGCAATGGAGGCAGTGGGGTTCTTCATGAGCATTGTTGGCTTTCTGATCAACGGGGCGTCGCTGGCTAACGACTACTGGAAGATCTCCACGGTGTCCGGCAGCGTCATCATCTCTCAGAGGCAGTTTGAGAACTTGTGGCACGCCTGTGCCGAGAACAGCGCCGGCATCGCTGAGTGTCGGGACTTTGAGTCTATGCTCTCCCTCCCCA CCCATGTGCAGGCATGTCGCGCTCTGATGATCATCGCCTTGCTGTTCTGCCTCGGCTGCATGATCGTCTCTCTGCTCGGACTCAAGTGCATCAAGATCGGCTCGACCGCAGACGAGACCAAGGCCAAGTTGGCCATGGCAGGAGGAATCTTGTGCATACTGGGAG GTCTGTGCTGCATCATAGCTTGCTCCTGGTACGCATTCCAGGTGGTCCAGGACTTCAACAACCCGTTCTACGGAGGAGTAAA GTTCGAGCTGGGTACAGGCCTCTACATGGGGTGGGGTGGAGCCTCCCTGTGCATTCTGGGTGGAGGTTTGCTCTGCAGCTCCTGTAAGAGAGCATCACCTGGTGGCAagaaagg cagtTACCCAGGAAAGGTCTACACTGCTACAGCCCGGTCTGACCCAGAATCAACCAAAGCTTACGTCTAa
- the cldn15la gene encoding claudin 15-like a isoform X2 has protein sequence MSTAMEAVGFFMSIVGFLINGASLANDYWKISTVSGSVIISQRQFENLWHACAENSAGIAECRDFESMLSLPTHVQACRALMIIALLFCLGCMIVSLLGLKCIKIGSTADETKAKLAMAGGILCILGGLCCIIACSWYAFQVVQDFNNPFYGGVKFELGTGLYMGWGGASLCILGGGLLCSSCKRASPGGKKGYPGKVYTATARSDPESTKAYV, from the exons ATGTCGACGGCAATGGAGGCAGTGGGGTTCTTCATGAGCATTGTTGGCTTTCTGATCAACGGGGCGTCGCTGGCTAACGACTACTGGAAGATCTCCACGGTGTCCGGCAGCGTCATCATCTCTCAGAGGCAGTTTGAGAACTTGTGGCACGCCTGTGCCGAGAACAGCGCCGGCATCGCTGAGTGTCGGGACTTTGAGTCTATGCTCTCCCTCCCCA CCCATGTGCAGGCATGTCGCGCTCTGATGATCATCGCCTTGCTGTTCTGCCTCGGCTGCATGATCGTCTCTCTGCTCGGACTCAAGTGCATCAAGATCGGCTCGACCGCAGACGAGACCAAGGCCAAGTTGGCCATGGCAGGAGGAATCTTGTGCATACTGGGAG GTCTGTGCTGCATCATAGCTTGCTCCTGGTACGCATTCCAGGTGGTCCAGGACTTCAACAACCCGTTCTACGGAGGAGTAAA GTTCGAGCTGGGTACAGGCCTCTACATGGGGTGGGGTGGAGCCTCCCTGTGCATTCTGGGTGGAGGTTTGCTCTGCAGCTCCTGTAAGAGAGCATCACCTGGTGGCAagaaagg tTACCCAGGAAAGGTCTACACTGCTACAGCCCGGTCTGACCCAGAATCAACCAAAGCTTACGTCTAa